Proteins from a genomic interval of Chloroflexota bacterium:
- a CDS encoding 2-dehydropantoate 2-reductase: MKVAVYGAGALGGYFGARLAAGGTDVTLIARGAQLAALRIEGIKVRSQLGDLELRLATVADPSEVGPVDLVLFCVKSYDTAEAAGRLGPLLRPETSVLSLQNGIDNEDRIEAVIGPGHVMGGAAFVFVALAAPGVIEQTGTANRIVFGELDGHPSDRARRILDVFVAGGVDAEMTPDIRAHLWSKFSFICAVAGMTAAVRLPIGPIRDDPAAWRMFRSILEEVTALARTDGVDLAADLVDRQLALAAGLAADSYSSLYHDLVHGRRMELEALHGIVTTRARAVGLTVPTCEAIYAILRPWAERNRAATGH; the protein is encoded by the coding sequence ATCAAAGTCGCGGTCTACGGTGCGGGTGCGCTCGGCGGTTACTTCGGTGCGCGTTTGGCGGCGGGAGGGACGGACGTCACCCTCATTGCCCGCGGGGCACAGCTCGCGGCCCTGCGTATTGAGGGCATCAAGGTCCGGAGCCAGCTTGGCGACCTTGAGCTTCGTCTCGCGACCGTCGCCGACCCATCGGAAGTGGGACCTGTCGACCTCGTCCTCTTCTGCGTCAAGTCGTACGACACCGCCGAGGCGGCCGGCCGCCTCGGCCCTCTCCTTCGCCCGGAGACGTCCGTCCTCTCGCTCCAGAACGGCATCGACAACGAGGACCGGATCGAGGCGGTGATCGGCCCGGGGCACGTCATGGGTGGGGCGGCATTCGTCTTCGTCGCCCTCGCCGCGCCCGGCGTCATCGAACAGACGGGGACCGCGAACCGGATCGTGTTCGGCGAGCTCGACGGCCACCCGAGCGACCGCGCGCGACGGATCCTCGACGTATTCGTCGCGGGCGGCGTCGACGCGGAGATGACCCCGGACATCCGCGCCCATCTCTGGTCGAAGTTCTCCTTCATCTGTGCGGTTGCCGGGATGACTGCAGCCGTCCGCCTTCCGATCGGACCGATCCGCGACGATCCGGCGGCGTGGAGGATGTTCCGCTCGATCCTCGAAGAGGTCACGGCGCTCGCGAGAACCGATGGCGTCGACCTCGCGGCCGACCTGGTCGATCGTCAGCTCGCCCTGGCCGCCGGGCTCGCCGCCGACTCGTACTCGTCTCTCTACCACGATCTCGTGCACGGACGACGGATGGAGCTCGAGGCGCTCCACGGGATCGTCACCACCCGCGCCCGAGCAGTCGGCCTGACGGTCCCGACCTGTGAGGCGATCTACGCGATCCTGCGGCCCTGGGCGGAGCGCAACCGGGCGGCGACCGGCCACTGA
- a CDS encoding GNAT family N-acetyltransferase, with translation MSATQFLSVREDEQQRALDVLVLAFAADPVERWLYPEARQYLTHFPEFLAAFGGKAFTHETVWQLGEFSAVAIWLPPRVEVDGSAIVAVLTETVAPAKHEDTFSMLGQMDDAHPRFPHWYLAWFGVDGAVQGRGLGGELMRHCLTVVDEDHLPVYLDTPNPRSISFYERYGFKVTGQAQAGACPPVVSMLRAAR, from the coding sequence ATGAGCGCAACTCAATTCTTGTCCGTGCGTGAGGACGAGCAGCAGAGGGCCCTCGACGTCCTCGTCCTGGCATTCGCCGCCGACCCAGTCGAGCGTTGGCTGTATCCGGAAGCGCGGCAGTATCTGACGCACTTCCCCGAATTCCTGGCGGCGTTCGGGGGCAAGGCGTTCACTCACGAGACGGTCTGGCAGCTCGGCGAGTTTTCGGCGGTCGCCATCTGGCTGCCTCCGCGGGTGGAGGTGGACGGCAGTGCCATCGTCGCCGTGCTCACGGAGACGGTCGCGCCCGCCAAGCACGAGGACACCTTTTCCATGCTCGGCCAGATGGATGACGCACACCCGAGATTCCCGCATTGGTACCTGGCATGGTTCGGCGTCGACGGGGCCGTGCAAGGCAGGGGCCTTGGCGGCGAATTGATGAGGCATTGCCTCACGGTCGTCGACGAGGATCATCTGCCGGTGTATCTCGATACCCCAAATCCCCGGAGCATCTCGTTCTATGAGCGTTACGGATTCAAGGTCACCGGCCAGGCCCAGGCTGGAGCATGCCCGCCCGTCGTTTCCATGTTGCGAGCCGCGCGCTAG